A window of Corallococcus macrosporus DSM 14697 contains these coding sequences:
- the hrcA gene encoding heat-inducible transcriptional repressor HrcA encodes MSEELGEREKEVLRAVVQEYISTGGPVGSQQLTRRSGFEVSSATMRNVLADLEELGFLEKPHTSAGRVPTDQGYRFYVDTLVKLKDPTPRDREFIHAGLAHEADLAEMLGEASRILHSLTRHAGVVVTPRPEAAVFRRIEFVRLREDRVLAILVGQSGQVVNKAITVEFPITSDELLKASNYLSELLREVPLESARERIRAEMDQEQALYNALTAKALKLGVAATDLAATERVLIQGTGSFLEQPEFADVERMRALFKALDEKHKLLSLLDRVQVANEMQIFIGAESDFSAAGDVTVIASPYGNQEQVLGTVGVIGPTRMDYRRVIPLVNFTAQVLSRVLDKV; translated from the coding sequence ATGTCCGAAGAGCTGGGTGAACGTGAGAAGGAAGTTCTCCGGGCCGTCGTGCAGGAGTACATCTCCACGGGCGGGCCGGTAGGCAGTCAGCAGCTCACCCGCAGGTCGGGGTTCGAGGTGTCCTCGGCCACCATGCGCAACGTGCTGGCGGACCTGGAGGAGCTGGGCTTTCTGGAGAAGCCCCACACGTCGGCCGGGCGCGTCCCCACCGACCAGGGCTACCGCTTCTACGTGGACACGCTGGTGAAGCTGAAGGACCCGACGCCGCGCGACAGGGAGTTCATCCACGCGGGGCTCGCGCACGAGGCGGACCTGGCGGAGATGCTGGGCGAGGCCAGCCGCATCCTCCATTCCCTGACGCGCCACGCGGGCGTGGTGGTGACGCCGCGGCCGGAGGCGGCGGTGTTCCGGCGCATCGAGTTCGTCCGCCTGCGCGAGGACCGGGTGCTGGCCATCCTGGTGGGGCAGAGCGGCCAGGTGGTCAACAAGGCGATTACGGTGGAGTTCCCCATCACCTCCGACGAGCTGCTCAAGGCGAGCAACTACCTGTCGGAGCTGCTGCGGGAGGTGCCGCTGGAGTCGGCGCGGGAGCGCATCCGCGCGGAGATGGACCAGGAGCAGGCGCTCTACAACGCGCTGACGGCCAAGGCGCTGAAGCTGGGCGTGGCGGCCACGGACCTGGCCGCCACGGAGCGGGTGCTCATCCAGGGCACGGGCTCCTTCCTGGAGCAGCCGGAGTTCGCGGACGTGGAGCGCATGCGCGCGCTCTTCAAGGCCCTGGACGAGAAGCACAAGCTGCTGTCGCTGTTGGACCGGGTGCAGGTGGCCAACGAGATGCAGATTTTCATTGGCGCGGAGAGCGACTTCTCCGCCGCCGGCGACGTCACCGTCATCGCCAGCCCCTACGGCAACCAGGAGCAGGTGCTGGGCACGGTGGGCGTCATCGGCCCCACGCGCATGGACTACCGGCGCGTGATTCCGCTGGTGAACTTCACCGCGCAGGTGCTGTCGCGCGTGCTGGACAAGGTGTAG
- the yedA gene encoding drug/metabolite exporter YedA yields MPTWPAGFASATSRAVLAPRAESLPAPQPAPVSLPTGDVAPGGAQRGWLVASLLSLYVIWGSTYLAIRWALEGGLPPFQMSGARFVCAGALLFGVLWLKGAPVPTGRQWAASTVVGVLLLGMGNGGLVFAQQWVASGVAALVVGSLPLWTALFGGLFGQWPGRAERWGLAIGFGGIILLNLGSDMGGRLLPTLALLAAPMSWAFGSVWSRRLPMPQGLMSTAAQMLCGGAVILTFSLVIGERPTAMPTPKAVAAFFYLVIFGSLVGYSAYGYLLRNARPSLATSYAYVNPVLAVFLGGLLAGETMSPTAWLAMGAILGAVVLLTRKK; encoded by the coding sequence ATGCCCACATGGCCGGCGGGATTCGCCAGCGCTACAAGCCGCGCCGTGCTCGCTCCGCGTGCCGAGTCCCTCCCTGCTCCACAGCCAGCCCCCGTCAGCCTGCCCACCGGAGACGTCGCTCCCGGGGGCGCCCAGCGCGGGTGGCTCGTCGCCAGCCTCCTGTCCCTGTACGTTATTTGGGGCTCCACCTATCTGGCCATCCGGTGGGCGCTGGAAGGTGGCCTGCCCCCCTTCCAGATGTCGGGGGCGCGCTTCGTCTGCGCGGGAGCGCTGCTCTTCGGCGTCCTGTGGCTGAAGGGCGCGCCGGTGCCCACCGGGCGCCAGTGGGCCGCCAGCACCGTGGTGGGGGTGCTGCTGCTGGGCATGGGCAACGGCGGGCTCGTCTTCGCGCAGCAATGGGTCGCCTCGGGCGTGGCCGCGCTGGTGGTGGGCAGCCTCCCCCTGTGGACGGCGCTCTTCGGGGGGCTCTTCGGGCAGTGGCCTGGACGCGCGGAGCGCTGGGGCCTGGCCATTGGCTTTGGCGGCATCATCCTGCTCAACCTGGGCAGTGACATGGGCGGCCGGCTGCTGCCGACGCTGGCGCTGCTGGCGGCGCCCATGAGCTGGGCGTTTGGCTCCGTGTGGAGCCGCCGGCTGCCCATGCCCCAGGGGCTGATGTCCACCGCGGCGCAGATGCTGTGCGGCGGCGCCGTCATCCTGACCTTCAGCCTGGTGATTGGGGAGCGCCCCACGGCCATGCCCACGCCGAAGGCGGTGGCCGCGTTCTTCTACCTGGTCATCTTCGGCTCGCTGGTGGGCTACAGCGCCTACGGCTACCTGCTGCGCAACGCGCGCCCGTCGCTGGCCACCAGCTACGCCTACGTCAACCCGGTGCTGGCGGTGTTCCTGGGCGGCCTGCTGGCGGGCGAGACGATGTCGCCCACGGCCTGGCTGGCCATGGGCGCCATCCTGGGCGCGGTGGTGCTGCTGACGCGCAAGAAGTGA
- a CDS encoding Ig-like domain-containing protein: MTVDRTGPTVSSSSPNAFETLFSETATLRVTFSEPIRLKSAEAPMASIQVDYQEWSSRMTLSDDRLSLSTTMIQPYLLPSEGSASMSCEDITDLAGNPAQFNPYPGPRIHWSWRVPSFKSEPAFSFERTPGVREGASVAGRPALAVESGGALVVAVADSHGMTERNETDGARIVVGRLEGNVWAVLGAPFAAPGAREEATVSRPQLALGSDGHPVVAFLQRDSASAGAALHVFQWRPPAWMPLGARLNLAEDAAPYDVALAMDSEGRPVVAWSASDGVRVRRWTEGQWLALGDIQRVGTGPGSTVSTDAPALSVDGSGGIFVAWAEAESADVLAGLHVRHWNGAGWTALGERLLHDRYFPDRYRVTQPALATLPDGRPVAVWGEMHGSEYHDGMVVARWSGSAWNLEVATSWEEGLDGEKRRWPTVAVDGHGRVLTTFIGGRSSSSLYANWYPRELHRKERVRDYSGAVPTSLALDAAGHPVIAVSKGGSLSIYRPNQ; encoded by the coding sequence GTGACGGTGGACCGCACGGGGCCCACCGTCAGCTCGAGTTCTCCCAATGCCTTCGAGACGCTCTTCAGCGAGACGGCGACCCTGCGGGTGACGTTCTCGGAGCCCATCCGGCTCAAGAGCGCCGAAGCGCCGATGGCCAGCATCCAGGTCGATTACCAGGAGTGGTCCTCCCGGATGACGCTGTCCGACGACCGCTTGAGTTTGTCCACGACGATGATTCAGCCCTATTTGTTGCCGTCGGAAGGCTCGGCTTCAATGTCCTGCGAGGACATCACGGACCTGGCTGGAAATCCCGCCCAGTTCAATCCCTATCCAGGACCGCGCATCCACTGGTCCTGGAGGGTCCCCTCGTTCAAGTCGGAGCCCGCCTTTTCCTTCGAGCGTACGCCAGGGGTACGGGAGGGTGCCTCGGTCGCGGGGCGGCCGGCGCTGGCCGTGGAGTCCGGTGGGGCCCTGGTGGTCGCGGTCGCCGACAGCCATGGCATGACGGAGCGGAACGAGACAGACGGAGCCCGCATCGTCGTCGGGCGCTTGGAGGGCAACGTCTGGGCTGTCCTGGGCGCGCCGTTCGCGGCTCCGGGGGCGCGCGAGGAAGCGACCGTCTCGCGGCCGCAGCTCGCGCTGGGCTCGGACGGCCACCCGGTGGTGGCCTTCCTGCAACGTGACTCCGCGAGCGCCGGTGCCGCGCTCCATGTCTTTCAATGGAGGCCCCCGGCCTGGATGCCGCTCGGGGCGCGCCTGAACCTGGCTGAGGACGCGGCGCCGTATGATGTCGCCCTCGCCATGGACAGCGAGGGCCGTCCGGTGGTGGCCTGGAGTGCCTCCGACGGCGTTCGCGTGCGACGTTGGACGGAGGGGCAGTGGCTCGCCCTGGGAGACATCCAGCGGGTAGGCACGGGGCCCGGCTCAACGGTCTCCACGGATGCGCCCGCGTTGAGTGTGGATGGCTCCGGCGGGATTTTCGTGGCGTGGGCCGAAGCCGAGTCCGCGGACGTATTGGCGGGACTGCATGTCCGTCACTGGAATGGCGCTGGCTGGACCGCGCTCGGAGAGCGGCTCCTTCACGACCGCTACTTCCCAGACCGCTATCGAGTCACCCAGCCCGCCCTGGCCACGCTGCCGGATGGTCGCCCCGTGGCTGTCTGGGGGGAGATGCATGGCTCGGAGTACCATGACGGGATGGTGGTGGCTCGCTGGTCCGGTTCGGCATGGAACCTCGAAGTCGCGACCTCCTGGGAGGAGGGACTTGACGGCGAGAAACGGCGCTGGCCGACGGTTGCCGTGGATGGCCATGGCCGGGTGTTGACGACGTTCATCGGAGGCCGTTCGTCATCAAGCCTCTATGCGAACTGGTACCCCCGTGAGCTTCATCGGAAGGAGCGCGTCCGGGATTATTCGGGCGCCGTGCCAACCTCCCTGGCGTTGGATGCGGCGGGCCACCCGGTCATCGCTGTGTCGAAAGGCGGCTCGTTGAGCATCTACCGTCCGAACCAATGA
- a CDS encoding IS4 family transposase, with amino-acid sequence MSKSITHAEVHRFIEEAVGPDTHAKRVLSLSNATLGAVHAASLSVRAIGLALSQARGLEGKHAIKQVDRLLSNSGVDVWRLFAQWVPFVVAERKAVTVTIDWTDFESDDHTTVAIQLVTRHGRATPLLWKTVPKSELAGQRNAHEDALLERLHQVLPSDVEVTVLADRGFGDVALYELLDRLSFGYVIRFRGVVHVESAGGEVHKAKEWVPPTGRPKLLRGARVTQARFGVGAVVCVHQKGMKEAWFLAASSKEATATELVKAYGRRFTCEETHRDIKDLRFGMGLSAIAIGTCERRDRLLLLSAFAMALLTLLGAAGEATGLDRKFRADTRKTREYSLFRQGIIYYGALANMREEWLRPLMEKFAELIREQAVFREAFGFI; translated from the coding sequence ATGTCGAAATCCATAACGCACGCCGAGGTGCATCGGTTCATTGAGGAAGCCGTCGGCCCGGACACCCATGCCAAGCGTGTGCTGTCGCTGTCCAATGCCACCTTGGGCGCCGTGCACGCCGCCAGCCTCTCGGTGAGGGCCATCGGACTGGCGCTCTCCCAGGCGCGGGGGTTGGAAGGCAAGCACGCCATCAAGCAGGTGGACCGACTGCTGTCCAACTCTGGCGTCGACGTGTGGCGACTGTTCGCGCAGTGGGTGCCCTTCGTGGTGGCCGAGCGCAAAGCGGTGACAGTCACCATTGACTGGACGGACTTCGAGTCGGACGACCACACCACGGTCGCCATCCAGCTTGTCACCCGCCACGGCCGCGCCACGCCGTTGCTGTGGAAGACGGTGCCCAAGAGCGAGTTGGCCGGGCAGCGCAATGCCCATGAGGACGCGTTGCTGGAGCGGTTGCACCAGGTGCTGCCCTCCGACGTGGAGGTGACGGTGCTCGCGGACCGAGGATTCGGAGACGTCGCCCTGTATGAATTGCTGGACAGACTCAGCTTCGGCTACGTCATTCGCTTTCGTGGCGTCGTGCACGTCGAAAGTGCCGGAGGGGAGGTGCACAAGGCGAAGGAGTGGGTGCCCCCGACGGGCCGTCCGAAGTTGCTGCGCGGAGCGCGCGTCACCCAGGCCCGTTTCGGCGTGGGTGCCGTCGTCTGCGTGCACCAGAAGGGAATGAAAGAGGCCTGGTTTCTGGCGGCCAGCAGCAAGGAAGCCACTGCCACCGAGTTGGTGAAGGCCTACGGACGTCGATTCACCTGCGAGGAGACGCACCGGGACATCAAGGACTTGCGCTTCGGCATGGGCCTGTCCGCCATCGCTATCGGCACCTGCGAGCGCCGCGACAGACTGTTGCTGCTGTCCGCCTTCGCCATGGCGCTGCTGACGCTGCTCGGCGCTGCGGGCGAAGCGACGGGGCTCGACAGGAAGTTCCGCGCCGACACCCGTAAGACGCGCGAGTACTCTCTCTTTCGGCAAGGCATCATCTACTACGGCGCCCTCGCCAACATGCGAGAGGAGTGGCTCCGCCCCCTCATGGAGAAATTCGCCGAGCTCATCCGCGAGCAGGCCGTCTTCCGCGAGGCATTCGGCTTCATTTGA
- a CDS encoding caspase family protein — translation MMLLSLLTAALLSQSPADDAPPPRRYALLIGANQGLSADEPLRFADADARRMFTLFRDAGGLLPEDAQVVLGADASRVKAALGTLRERMARDATPGDQLLVYVSSHADGEALHLSGTRLPVKELVSFMEASPVGVAVMFIDSCRSGAATRVKGLEPVEERLVQWATPAIKGRVIVTSSSADEASQEADDLQGSFFTHHLLAGLRGAGDLNRDGRVTLQESYAYAYGRTVESTLLTRAGTQHPNFHFDLKGQGELVLTEPVLAPSRLLITVPEPGEWVVASEQDGMVMGVFSKGSGPVMLALPPGGYRLRSRREASWLELRVAVPEKGHVLVDESLLREGTLVAMQAKGASGWRGALHLGGAFATRTASNFGSSVGGQLQALFNAPIQPGLLDVVWGTVAGRASKSVVSGGLRQTEWSLRLGMGRRFQGQWSALTLGPELGALYFRQREAGTSSTGTAPYGGVSASAWLGVERVSLVVTGSVGGAVMPLPQGNALRALASAGIGLGWNF, via the coding sequence ATGATGCTGCTCTCGCTGCTGACCGCCGCGCTGTTGTCACAGTCCCCCGCCGACGACGCGCCGCCTCCCAGGCGCTACGCGCTGCTCATCGGCGCCAACCAGGGGCTGTCCGCCGATGAGCCCCTGCGCTTCGCGGACGCGGACGCGCGCCGCATGTTCACCCTGTTCCGGGACGCGGGCGGTCTGCTCCCGGAGGACGCCCAGGTCGTCCTGGGCGCGGACGCGAGCCGGGTGAAGGCGGCGCTCGGGACGCTGCGGGAGCGCATGGCGCGGGATGCCACGCCGGGTGACCAGCTCCTCGTCTACGTGTCGAGCCACGCTGACGGTGAGGCCCTGCACCTCTCCGGGACGCGCCTTCCCGTGAAGGAGCTGGTGTCGTTCATGGAGGCGTCGCCGGTGGGCGTGGCGGTGATGTTCATTGACTCGTGCCGCTCCGGCGCCGCCACCCGCGTCAAGGGGCTGGAGCCGGTGGAGGAGCGGCTGGTGCAGTGGGCCACGCCCGCCATCAAGGGGCGCGTCATCGTCACGTCGTCCAGCGCGGACGAGGCCTCGCAGGAGGCCGATGACCTCCAGGGCTCCTTCTTCACGCACCACCTGCTGGCGGGGCTGCGTGGCGCGGGAGACCTCAACCGGGACGGGCGCGTCACGCTCCAGGAGTCCTATGCCTACGCGTATGGGCGCACGGTGGAGTCCACGCTGCTCACCCGCGCGGGGACGCAGCACCCGAACTTCCACTTCGACTTGAAGGGGCAGGGGGAGCTGGTGCTCACCGAGCCCGTGCTCGCGCCCAGCCGGCTGCTCATCACCGTGCCCGAGCCGGGCGAGTGGGTGGTGGCGTCGGAGCAGGACGGCATGGTGATGGGCGTGTTCTCCAAGGGGAGTGGCCCGGTGATGCTGGCCCTGCCGCCCGGGGGCTACCGGCTGCGCTCGCGGCGGGAGGCCTCGTGGCTGGAGCTGCGCGTCGCGGTGCCGGAGAAGGGGCACGTGCTGGTGGATGAGTCGCTGCTTCGCGAGGGGACGTTGGTGGCGATGCAGGCGAAGGGCGCTTCGGGTTGGCGGGGCGCGCTGCACCTGGGCGGCGCCTTCGCGACGCGGACCGCCAGCAACTTCGGTTCGAGCGTCGGGGGGCAGCTCCAGGCCTTGTTCAACGCGCCCATCCAGCCGGGCCTCCTGGACGTGGTGTGGGGCACCGTCGCCGGGCGCGCCAGCAAGTCCGTCGTGAGCGGCGGGCTCCGGCAGACGGAGTGGTCCCTGCGGCTGGGCATGGGGCGCAGATTCCAGGGACAGTGGAGCGCGCTGACGCTCGGTCCGGAGCTGGGCGCCTTGTACTTCCGCCAGCGCGAGGCGGGCACGTCCAGCACGGGGACGGCGCCGTACGGTGGCGTGAGCGCTTCGGCGTGGCTGGGCGTTGAACGGGTGTCGCTGGTCGTCACCGGCTCCGTGGGCGGCGCCGTGATGCCATTGCCCCAGGGGAATGCGCTGAGGGCGCTCGCGAGCGCCGGCATCGGACTTGGCTGGAACTTCTGA